The proteins below come from a single Streptomyces sp. SCSIO 75703 genomic window:
- a CDS encoding regulator — protein sequence MSTPFASAAARHAVDVLASCSLIRLVTEIDDNGAIPPRRLAGTLSDLSPHQLRSASDTARTYGLVRVAPGTGLELTESGRELADLYDALARWARCHSVPAAVCEFSSRVRHVLGLLAPSLTPGDADRPGPLAPVRPISVEAESELACARTSLIQWLISNPQVAKAEPERAA from the coding sequence ATGAGCACCCCCTTCGCCTCTGCCGCAGCGCGCCACGCTGTCGACGTGCTCGCCTCGTGCTCCCTGATCCGTCTGGTCACCGAGATCGACGACAACGGCGCCATACCGCCGCGACGTCTGGCCGGGACTCTGTCCGACCTCTCCCCGCACCAGCTGCGAAGTGCCTCCGACACGGCCCGCACCTACGGTCTCGTCCGGGTCGCGCCCGGCACCGGCCTGGAACTGACCGAATCCGGGCGGGAACTGGCTGACCTGTACGACGCGCTAGCCCGGTGGGCGCGGTGTCACTCGGTCCCCGCCGCCGTCTGCGAGTTCAGCAGCCGTGTCCGGCATGTCCTCGGCCTGCTGGCACCATCGCTCACTCCTGGGGATGCCGACCGCCCCGGCCCTCTGGCCCCTGTGCGCCCCATCAGCGTTGAGGCTGAGTCGGAGCTGGCCTGTGCCCGCACGTCTTTGATCCAGTGGCTGATTAGCAACCCCCAGGTGGCCAAGGCTGAGCCCGAGCGGGCCGCGTGA
- a CDS encoding ATP-grasp domain-containing protein → MNYRGYCLEQVADVYDIVLLTGTEPSWEEPHITDHAVVDLSDPAALLAGGHALAGRHNLAGVMTWDEWSVVPTARLARQLGLSTTAPEVMQGCRNKATARSLFARHGVPSAASVSVRTRQEAEAAAERIGYPVVLKPASHAGAIGVRRVDDRDQLTAAYQAAERAAGQGTESTSVLVEEFLDGPEISVECVTYRGATTVVAVNRKTISPPPHFEQLAHSVDADDPLLETVAPAARAAINALGITDGVSHIEMRLVDGRPRLIEVNARLAGDMIGHLVRLATGIDLPRAAADIACDRAPDLTPTRSSAAAIRLLYPDTSGTLTHLIYDGPHPTWLDRVHYQCRPGDQLLVPSDGGNLYTGRIGYLITTATTGQQARARADQAARAVTAVLDRTRGTRSTAA, encoded by the coding sequence GTGAACTACCGCGGCTACTGCCTTGAGCAGGTCGCCGACGTCTACGACATCGTGCTGCTCACCGGCACCGAACCCTCTTGGGAGGAGCCGCACATCACCGATCACGCCGTCGTGGATCTCAGCGATCCTGCCGCACTGCTGGCAGGAGGCCACGCCCTGGCCGGACGCCACAACCTCGCCGGCGTCATGACCTGGGACGAATGGAGCGTGGTCCCGACCGCCCGCCTCGCCCGCCAGCTCGGCTTGTCCACCACCGCACCCGAAGTGATGCAGGGATGCCGCAACAAGGCCACCGCTCGCTCGCTGTTCGCCCGCCACGGCGTGCCCTCGGCCGCTTCGGTGAGCGTGCGTACCCGCCAGGAGGCCGAAGCCGCCGCCGAACGGATTGGCTACCCCGTGGTGCTGAAGCCCGCCTCACACGCGGGTGCCATCGGCGTGCGCCGCGTCGACGACCGCGACCAGCTCACGGCCGCCTACCAGGCAGCCGAACGGGCTGCCGGTCAGGGCACCGAGAGCACCAGCGTCCTCGTCGAGGAGTTCCTCGACGGGCCGGAGATCTCCGTGGAGTGCGTCACCTACCGCGGCGCCACCACGGTGGTCGCGGTCAACCGCAAGACCATCAGCCCCCCGCCGCACTTCGAGCAGCTGGCCCACAGCGTGGACGCCGACGACCCGCTCCTGGAAACCGTCGCGCCAGCCGCCCGGGCGGCCATCAACGCCCTCGGCATCACCGACGGCGTCAGCCACATCGAGATGCGCCTCGTCGACGGCAGGCCCCGTCTCATCGAGGTCAATGCCCGCCTGGCCGGAGACATGATCGGCCACCTCGTGCGTCTCGCCACCGGCATCGACCTGCCCCGCGCTGCCGCCGATATCGCCTGCGACCGTGCCCCCGACCTCACGCCCACCAGGTCCTCGGCCGCCGCCATCCGGCTGCTCTACCCGGACACCTCCGGCACGCTCACCCACCTCATCTACGACGGGCCCCACCCGACGTGGCTGGACCGGGTGCACTACCAGTGCCGCCCCGGCGACCAGCTCCTCGTCCCCTCCGACGGAGGAAACCTGTACACCGGCCGGATCGGCTACCTCATCACCACCGCCACCACCGGCCAGCAGGCGCGTGCCCGCGCCGACCAGGCCGCTCGTGCCGTCACCGCGGTCCTCGACCGGACCCGCGGTACCCGCAGCACGGCGGCGTGA
- a CDS encoding transposase: MTTRPWIVDDDLWALIEPLLPPWPERSPGPRPVADRLCLQGILYVLHNDIAWQLLPLELGFGSGQTSWRRLERWQRAGVFDQLHRILLAELNAAGALDWWERAVQAQEELEDDVAAALGGNIMAQPGRKLAPEHEATLPPAVRHLPPSLDDIRAALRHESVRARFNREFMDAIPPHYPALLLRWWDIARLMADPRGDRAVRAVINGRRASD, translated from the coding sequence GTGACGACCCGGCCGTGGATCGTGGACGACGACTTGTGGGCGCTGATCGAACCGCTGCTGCCGCCCTGGCCCGAGCGGTCGCCGGGGCCACGACCGGTGGCGGACCGGCTGTGTCTGCAGGGCATCCTGTACGTGCTCCACAACGACATAGCCTGGCAACTCCTGCCCTTGGAGCTGGGGTTCGGCTCTGGACAGACCTCCTGGCGCCGCCTGGAACGGTGGCAGCGGGCCGGCGTCTTCGACCAGTTGCATCGCATCCTGCTCGCCGAGCTGAACGCGGCCGGCGCACTCGACTGGTGGGAGCGTGCCGTGCAGGCCCAGGAGGAGCTGGAGGATGACGTTGCCGCTGCGCTGGGCGGGAACATCATGGCCCAGCCCGGCCGCAAGCTGGCGCCGGAGCACGAGGCCACACTGCCGCCCGCCGTCCGGCACCTCCCGCCGTCCCTGGACGACATCCGCGCCGCCCTGCGCCACGAGAGCGTCCGCGCACGGTTCAACCGGGAGTTCATGGACGCGATCCCGCCGCACTATCCGGCGCTGCTACTGCGATGGTGGGACATCGCCCGCCTGATGGCCGACCCTCGCGGCGATCGGGCCGTACGCGCTGTTATCAACGGCCGTCGCGCCTCGGACTAG
- a CDS encoding MFS transporter — protein sequence MSAAVTPRHARHTAGLMSSIYLPRTADALAFAMSTYGIPLLVLATTGSAVLTGAAFALEWIPRLAAFGWAGSIVDRRGASVVFHLASLGRAVVLAAGAVFLYLFPSGTVASATAMVLAAATGVLTEFSYIATETAGAAAGRRAGPRAHRVQAVLLGIDQTATLAGPALAGVLLLAGPPSMLAVVTVLSLLAALLALRTPPSPVAPARARKGRPGAGLVTGWRTIRALPALGWLVAGLTLSNLSIGLLQAAGPVIVVQHFGQSTTAVGLVWSAAAAATLAAVTICRFVLDRLGLWPVGAACSAIASLACLAAALAPGYLSYLVMVAVLMAADGGLAVVLRTLRSRLIPPEAFGSTLSATILILLLPFPVAGVLTALTPPDALGHVITACAALQTLGLFCAFARLRTDPALRT from the coding sequence GTGAGCGCAGCGGTCACACCCCGGCACGCACGCCACACGGCCGGGCTGATGAGCAGCATCTACCTGCCGCGCACGGCGGATGCCTTGGCGTTCGCGATGTCCACCTACGGCATCCCGTTGCTCGTCTTGGCCACGACTGGCTCCGCCGTGCTGACAGGGGCCGCCTTCGCCCTGGAGTGGATCCCGCGCCTGGCTGCGTTCGGGTGGGCCGGATCGATCGTCGACCGGCGCGGCGCCTCGGTGGTCTTCCACCTCGCCTCCCTGGGACGGGCGGTGGTGCTCGCCGCTGGCGCGGTGTTCCTGTACCTCTTCCCATCCGGCACCGTGGCGAGCGCGACAGCGATGGTGCTCGCGGCGGCGACCGGCGTGCTCACCGAGTTCAGCTACATCGCGACCGAGACCGCCGGAGCCGCCGCTGGCCGCCGAGCCGGACCCCGGGCCCACCGTGTCCAGGCCGTCCTGCTCGGCATCGACCAGACCGCGACCTTGGCCGGACCGGCGCTCGCCGGCGTGCTGCTGCTCGCCGGGCCGCCGTCGATGCTCGCGGTGGTCACCGTGCTCTCGCTGCTCGCCGCGCTGCTCGCCCTGCGCACACCGCCCTCGCCCGTTGCCCCGGCCCGCGCGCGAAAGGGGCGGCCCGGCGCCGGGCTCGTCACGGGGTGGCGCACCATCCGCGCGCTCCCCGCGCTCGGCTGGCTGGTGGCCGGGCTGACCCTGTCCAACCTGTCTATCGGCCTTCTCCAGGCAGCCGGTCCGGTGATCGTCGTCCAGCACTTCGGGCAGTCCACTACGGCCGTCGGCCTGGTGTGGTCCGCCGCAGCGGCAGCCACCCTGGCGGCCGTCACCATCTGTCGGTTCGTGCTGGATCGCCTGGGCCTGTGGCCAGTGGGAGCCGCCTGCTCCGCCATTGCTTCGCTCGCCTGCCTCGCCGCCGCCCTGGCCCCCGGCTACCTGTCCTACCTGGTCATGGTCGCGGTCCTGATGGCAGCCGATGGCGGCCTGGCGGTTGTCTTGCGCACCCTGCGCTCCCGCCTGATCCCTCCAGAGGCGTTTGGCAGCACCCTGTCGGCCACCATTCTCATCCTCCTGCTGCCCTTCCCGGTCGCCGGCGTGCTCACTGCGCTCACCCCGCCCGACGCGCTGGGACACGTCATCACCGCCTGCGCCGCCCTGCAAACCCTCGGCCTGTTCTGCGCCTTCGCCCGCCTGCGCACCGACCCTGCCCTGCGCACCTGA
- a CDS encoding SpaA isopeptide-forming pilin-related protein — translation MHARLVRSAAAIAVAAAGTLTWAPAASAEPTEPTPSASAAETPAPDPGSVEITTKDTAGDALPGAVFLLLDSAGQEAGHGKTDAQGKLTFSDLAPGVYRLKETASGSPLHEVVVDQDVIVTPGATTRLTITDPFKAAKVLLQAKDDKTGKLLPGATVNIGTGTSTLLTLTTGADGTASGELPMSSRKAQFWVKEIKAPAGYDLNKPTKTFTAAPGDPVTVTVNNAKTPTDSKPEPSVKPTHTPTDTPSSPGKPNSGTEGATPSASGSDTPESDSSTVAATPVGDSTPKTPTGTLAQTGANATPWLIGGAAVLIVGGGGALIMARRRPVDDSNDDGSAES, via the coding sequence GTGCACGCACGTCTCGTCCGATCCGCCGCCGCCATCGCCGTCGCGGCGGCCGGCACCCTCACTTGGGCACCGGCCGCGAGCGCCGAGCCCACCGAACCGACCCCCTCAGCCTCCGCCGCCGAGACTCCGGCCCCGGACCCGGGCAGCGTCGAGATCACCACCAAGGACACGGCCGGAGACGCCCTGCCCGGCGCCGTGTTCCTGCTGCTCGACTCCGCCGGCCAGGAAGCCGGACACGGGAAGACCGACGCACAGGGAAAGCTGACCTTCTCCGACCTCGCGCCCGGCGTCTACCGGCTCAAGGAGACGGCCTCCGGCAGCCCGCTCCACGAGGTCGTCGTCGACCAGGACGTCATCGTCACCCCGGGCGCGACCACCCGGCTGACGATCACCGATCCCTTCAAGGCCGCCAAGGTCCTCCTGCAGGCCAAGGACGACAAGACCGGCAAGCTCCTGCCCGGTGCGACCGTGAACATCGGCACCGGCACCTCGACGCTGCTCACCCTGACCACGGGAGCCGACGGCACGGCCTCCGGAGAGCTGCCCATGTCGAGCCGGAAGGCCCAGTTCTGGGTCAAGGAGATCAAAGCCCCCGCCGGCTACGACCTGAACAAGCCCACCAAGACGTTCACCGCTGCTCCCGGCGACCCGGTGACCGTGACCGTCAACAACGCCAAGACCCCCACCGACTCGAAGCCCGAACCCTCGGTCAAGCCCACGCACACGCCCACCGACACCCCCTCCAGCCCCGGCAAGCCGAACAGCGGTACCGAAGGGGCCACTCCGTCCGCGTCGGGCAGCGACACACCGGAATCCGACTCCTCCACCGTCGCCGCCACCCCAGTTGGCGACTCCACACCGAAGACGCCGACGGGTACCCTCGCCCAGACCGGCGCTAACGCCACACCATGGCTGATCGGCGGAGCGGCCGTCTTGATCGTCGGAGGCGGAGGCGCCCTCATCATGGCCCGCCGCCGACCCGTGGACGACTCCAACGATGACGGCTCCGCCGAGAGCTAA